Proteins encoded together in one uncultured Desulfosarcina sp. window:
- a CDS encoding dissimilatory sulfite reductase D family protein codes for MEYEEAKQLIVDSLTKKLKMKSKFYFNDLAKILDMKPRVAKKIVNQLVQDGVLEYWSSGSTSMYGLPGTGKQSGAEHED; via the coding sequence ATGGAATACGAAGAGGCAAAACAGCTGATCGTTGACAGTCTGACCAAAAAATTGAAGATGAAATCCAAGTTTTACTTCAACGATCTGGCCAAGATCCTGGACATGAAACCTCGCGTGGCCAAAAAAATCGTCAACCAGCTGGTTCAGGACGGTGTGCTGGAATACTGGTCTTCGGGCAGCACTTCCATGTACGGCCTGCCCGGCACCGGCAAGCAGTCTGGGGCCGAGCACGAAGATTAA